The proteins below are encoded in one region of Garra rufa chromosome 12, GarRuf1.0, whole genome shotgun sequence:
- the lrrc40 gene encoding leucine-rich repeat-containing protein 40, which produces MSRFKRGAHVDSRAGFRQEKEDCPVPYGLLKAARKSGQLNLSGRGLTEVPQSVWRLNLDTPQESQQNLSFGAADRWWEQTDLTKLLLSSNKLQSLSEDVKLLPALVVLDIHDNQLSSLPDSIGDLEQLQKLILSHNKLTELPLGLWRLTNLRCLHLQQNLIEQIPQDLGQLVNLDDLDLSNNHLIDIPESLANLQNLVKLNLSCNKLKSLPPAISEMKNLRMLDCTQNQMESIPPVLAQMESLEQLYLRHNKLRFLPKLPCCKTLKELHCGNNQIEELEADNLKHLNALSFLELRDNKVKNLPEEITLLQGLERLDLTNNDISSLPCGLGTLPNLKSLALEGNPLRSIRRDLLTKGTGELLKYLRSRIQEQPDGSSKEEPKTAMTLPSQAKINVHAIKTLKTLDYSEKNEASIPDDVFDAVDDSPVANVNFSKNQLTAVPPRIMELKDTLADINLGFNKLTTIPVDFSNLKQLVHIDLRNNLLMSLPMELEGLTKLRSVILSFNRFKSFPEVLYRISSLETILISNNQVGAIDPVQMKTLNRLSTLDLSNNDIMQVPPELGNCTSLRALMLDGNPFRNPRAAILSKGTDAVLEYLRSRIPT; this is translated from the exons ATGTCTCGTTTCAAACGAGGAGCGCATGTGGACTCTAGAGCGGGATTCAGACAGGAGAAGGAAGACTGTCCTGTCCCATATGGGTTACTGAAAGCTGCCAGAAAGAGCGGACAGCTCAATCTATCCGGGCGCGGTCTAACTGAAG TTCCTCAGAGTGTGTGGAGGCTTAACTTAGACACACCTCAGGAATCTCAGCAGAACTTGTCCTTTGGGGCTGCAGATCGGTGGTGGGAACAGACAGACTTGACCAAACTTCTGCTGTCGTCCAACAAACTCCAGAGTCTCTCTGAAGACGTTAAACTCCTTCCTGCCCTGGTTGTCCTGGAT ATTCATGACAATCAGCTAAGCTCACTGCCAGATTCAATCGGAGATCTAGAGCAACTACAGAAGCTCATATTGAG TCACAACAAACTGACGGAATTGCCTTTGGGTCTTTGGAGACTTACAAACCTGCGATGTCTTCATCTGCAACAGAATCTGATTGAGCAGATTCCCCAGGACTTGGGGCAGCTGGTTAATTTAGATGACCTT GATCTCTCCAACAATCATCTAATTGACATTCCAGAAAGCCTGGCGAACCTGCAAAATCTTGTGAAATTAAATTTGTCCTGCAACAAGCTTAAGAGTCTCCCTCCTGCCATCAGTGAAATGAAAA ACCTGAGAATGCTGGACTGTACCCAGAATCAAATGGAGAGCATTCCTCCAGTCCTGGCTCAGATGGAGTCCCTTGAGCAGCTTTACTTAAGACACAACAAGTTACGCTTCCTTCCCAAACTGCCCTGCTGTAAAACACTCAAG GAACTCCATTGTGGGAACAACCAGATTGAGGAATTGGAGGCAGACAATTTGAAGCACTTGAATGCTCTGAGTTTCTTGGAGCTCCGAGATAACAAGGTGAAGAATCTTCCTGAAGAAATAACCCTACTGCAAGGCTTGGAGCGCCTGGATCTTACTAACAATGACATCAGCAG TTTGCCGTGTGGACTTGGCACTTTACCCAACCTTAAGTCTTTGGCTTTGGAGGGCAATCCGCTGAGATCAATCCGCAGAGACCTCTTAACT AAAGGAACTGGTGAACTCCTGAAATATCTCAGAAGCCGAATTCAAG AGCAACCAGATGGGAGCTCAAAAGAAGAGCCAAAAACAGCAATGACCCTCCCAAGCCAGGCTAAAATCAATGTGCATGCCatcaaaactctgaaaacactAGATTACAG tgAGAAAAATGAGGCCTCCATTCCCGACGACGTGTTTGATGCAGTTGATGACAGTCCTGTGGCCAACGTGAATTTCAGCAAAAATCAGCTGACGGCAGTTCCACCCAG AATAATGGAGTTGAAGGACACCCTAGCAGACATCAATCTCGGGTTTAACAAGCTAACAACCATTCCAGTGGACTTTTCCAACTTGAAACAACTGGTGCATATAGATCTCAG aaaCAATCTATTGATGTCACTGCCAATGGAGTTGGAAGGCCTAACCAAGCTGCGGAGtgttattttgtcttttaataG GTTCAAGTCATTCCCAGAAGTGCTTTACCGCATCTCATCCCTTGAGACTATTTTAATCAGCAACAATCAAGTTGGAGCCATTGATCCAGTCCAAATGAAGACCCTAAATAGGCTATCTACTCTGGATCTGTCCAACAATGATATAATGCAGGTGCCACCAGAACTTGGCAACTGTACCAGTCTGAG GGCTCTAATGCTTGATGGGAATCCTTTCCGTAATCCAAGAGCCGCCATCCTCAGTAAAGGAACAGATGCTGTCCTTGAGTATCTCCGCAGTCGTATTCCAACATAA